A region of the Candidatus Methanoperedens sp. genome:
TGTTCTGTCTGTTCTCCTCTCATCTCATGTTCTATTATCAAAGTCGGGATACCCGTTTCTTCATGTATTATATCGCACAGCATTCTCGCTATTGCCGATTGGGTATTGCAGCCCCAGTTGTACAGGAACAGGAATCCATCCGACCTTGATTTTTTTAACTGGTCAATTGTCCACTCCGCGCGTCCTTCTATCGGTTGCTCGTAAGGGTATGAAAGGATCGCCCTGGCCAATTTTTCATACGGATCCCCGGTCTCTTCGACAATAGTGCTTATATCGCTCCAGTGGTTATCATTCCCGACTATTATTCCCCCGGCTTCTTCTGTCCTGAAGTCATTTGGGAATACGCATGAACCACCCACAAACAATCTTCTGGCATTATCAGTGACACCTTCGCCTTTTGTCGAATGCTTCACCCTTTCCTTAATATCTTTATTGGCTTCCTTCAAAACAGTCAGGCTTGCATTCGGGTCTCCATGAAGTTCCATTCCCCCCATCTGGAATATAGCCCTCCGGTCTGCACCATTTGTTGGTGGCGCGCTGGCTGACCACCAGACATCAGCAGTGTCAAGAGCAAGTTTCCTCCCCTTATTGTGAAGTTTGATCTCTTCCTTCAGGTCATTTTCCGTAACTTCTTTCCCCGACATTTTCCCGATTTCGCGGGTCAACCTGTGGAGATTCCTGGCCAGATAACCCGCTGCCCACTCTTTTTCTTTCTGGTGGTCCAGCGGAAAGTCAACAAGGAACAGGCCGATCTTTCTTTTGCCATGACGGTGGGCTTCTACACCATAACCCACATCAGAGCATCTCAGGCACAGGTACGGAGCAACCATATCAACAGGAAGATTTCCTTCCTGTATATGCTCATAGCCGGCGGTCTGGCATATTTCAAAGCTAATGGCCTTCCTGGCCTTCTCACGCACATCCAGGCTCCTCATTTCTTCCTCCCTGAGGTTCAATCCTTCTTCCTTTCCCCGGGCCCATGCGCCTGTGCTTGCAGGCCGGAGAGCTATTCCGCCGGCAGCATAGTATGGATCAACGCTCTGGCCTCCCTGGACAAAAATAATAGGGGAGCCGTTCTCCCGCGCCCTGGATGTACGGTCATTCATGGTAAGCATCAAATAGTTATGCTTTATGCTGCTCGGAAGACGCACATCGCCGGATAGCCGCCTGCCATAGTAGCGGTTGTTAGTATATGCGTATGGATATCTGACGGGTGCTTCTTCTGTCATGAAGTGCCATATATCAGCAGCCGAGATACGGGAACCATCCCGGAATACAATGTCTTCGGTTTCAATGAATTCAGGTTTTATTTCTTCAGGATACTTGAAAAAATTTTCATTCAGGCTCATTGTTCCACTTCCTGGATTTCTTTATTTTTGATCATTTCCACAAAGGCCTCAGCCCTGGTTCTTATCGCCTCGAGATCGGATCCTGCATACTCGGTATGGATCTCAAGAAGCGGTATCCCTTCTTTTTTT
Encoded here:
- a CDS encoding 2-hydroxyacyl-CoA dehydratase, whose translation is MSLNENFFKYPEEIKPEFIETEDIVFRDGSRISAADIWHFMTEEAPVRYPYAYTNNRYYGRRLSGDVRLPSSIKHNYLMLTMNDRTSRARENGSPIIFVQGGQSVDPYYAAGGIALRPASTGAWARGKEEGLNLREEEMRSLDVREKARKAISFEICQTAGYEHIQEGNLPVDMVAPYLCLRCSDVGYGVEAHRHGKRKIGLFLVDFPLDHQKEKEWAAGYLARNLHRLTREIGKMSGKEVTENDLKEEIKLHNKGRKLALDTADVWWSASAPPTNGADRRAIFQMGGMELHGDPNASLTVLKEANKDIKERVKHSTKGEGVTDNARRLFVGGSCVFPNDFRTEEAGGIIVGNDNHWSDISTIVEETGDPYEKLARAILSYPYEQPIEGRAEWTIDQLKKSRSDGFLFLYNWGCNTQSAIARMLCDIIHEETGIPTLIIEHEMRGEQTEQLQNRVNAFIEMLN